The genome window AAATTTCGTCGCCTTCTTTGATCGGCAAACTGGCGTATACAGTAAGCTGAAAATTGTCATCAGCAGTTAGATGAGTGTTACCCCTGCAGTCGTGAGCCATCAGGGAGGCCTCCGCATATAAACCTCGTAAAAGAAGTCCATCCAGACCTCCCGGAGATCTCAGCTCGAAACAATTAACGTCTAAAATTCCGCACAACAGTTGAAGGACCTCTGAGACAGATGGGTCGTCATCAGGAACTAAATGAAGCGATTTTATCACCTATTTGAAACAAGAAGacttattatagaaaatcaaTCGTCTTTCTTAATTAGTTGCTTCCTTTTACTTACATTTACGACATTTAGTTCTCTATCTTTCCAGACGGACGTGTTTCTTCTCTTATCTGTATGAGCCTCCATAGATTCGACTTGTTTCCATAATTCTGGATCTTTTTGTCTCAAGAGCCATAATCTTAACGGTAATAATACACCGATGATATTTTCCGtattgtttattaataaacCTTTATTGCGTTTGAAAATTTCGCACTCATCCGGTGTATGATGTTTCGATCGTTCCTGAAAAATGACTAACGATCAATGATAACCGACGGTGCTTAACAAAATAGTGTACCTTTCCCCAAGAGAGTAAGTAAGACACGCTTTGTTAAATTTGTAGCGATTAAAGAGGAAAGTTAGAGAGGAAGTTtgagtaaaatatttgtttgagTGAATTATTTTTGCATCTACCTCGCAGGCAGTACTGCACAGAGGTGCAATGTTGCATTTTGAGCAAACATACTGTAGTTCCTTCTTGATTTTTGGCAACAAACGCAAACACGCAAAGCATGCCGGATCTTTGCTGGAAGTTATAGGTCCAACAGCGATCGGTTCTTCACGAAGTATCACTTCGCCTGCTGCTAAATTCTTTGCCGCCtgtaaatatcttataaaagacgatatataaatatatctcaaAATACACAATACATCTAACGTGATGTATACACATATGATTTCAATTCAATTCGTAATCAAATTAGTTGCGAAGatcaaaaatgtatatatcatGATATACGATATCATATTTGCTTTTTGATTGAGATTAAATATAATCCAAGAATTTATTAACACAATACTGCCAATAGATACTATTTCAACGCTTTTAGATGCCTATCGCGTTATATTTACTTAAGATATATGTGCTGTATGTGTTTATACCTGCCCAGCTTCTCTGAGTAAGCAACTCTATATTTTAACGTAGGAGTCGCAGCGTTTTTCGATTTTCCTTCCATCGTGGTATATTAGTCCAGCTATTTTCGTCAATTGCTTGAAAGAACGTATGTACTTACGTGTCTTATGCGAGACTAACGATACTTAGGCGCGTGAGAGTTTGACGGTATCGTGCATTTCCTACGGTTCGTAACTGACACCGAAATACAGGAAGTTGTAGCGGGAGCCGTCTCTCTTTAGTACTCTCGAtacgctatattattattagaagtAGCGTAGCGCGTGCTTGTCGAGTATTCGTAACAAAACAATGCGTAGGTAATGGCTTTAGGGACCGCGATCGTCCACGATCGTccacattttaaataaatcgttCTCTCGGCGTTGATGAAATCTTCTAAGAAATTTAGATGTAAATAGAAGACCGATGTAAGCTTGACGAAGATTAAAAACGATTAAACTATTATGAAAAGGATTTGGAGAATTAGaaacagttttattttttgtattcgtCGTCGTTCATTAGATTAGATCTGATATGTGATAAGTTTTTAGTAAGAAACATTATGTTGGATACATTATATTCGTATTGAAACATGATACATGTATTTattacgtacgtacgtacggtCTTGCGTAACTTTATTAACAAAGAAATACGTTCGTACAAAGCttcatatatttacaataaataagtATTTATAAACTTTTGATTGATTCTTCGAGTTGAGCCAGAGATTCTTTAGCAACGATACCTATTTGACCTTCCGGTGTGTCTGGTGGTTCTAAGCATAAAATTAATGCCGCTTCTTTCAAAATGTTGGCAGCCTCTATCATTTTTGATTTTAGGATAGCTTCATCGATCACTCCGGCGTTCCATTGCGTTTTAGCGATAAAAAGTAAAGGCGCGTGGAGCTCATAAAGTGTCATTCCTTTATCGGTAAaagcaaaatattaataacaatcaTTAATAAAGCATTATCCACTAACAGAAGTTCATTATTGTTTAATTGTCATTTGGCGTAGATATCTCAGGAAATAAACTGTGTTATTGTTGAAAGTACAATAACGAATGGTAGATAATTATAAATCCTTTACCTCTTATACGAGAATAGCCAGGTTCTATGACGTCCAAGACCTGAAGTAACAGCCTGCAAATATCGATTTTATGTTCTAATACGACGTCAGGCAAATCATCTAGGAGGTACTCGTCCACGCGGCCATACATTTGTGTCAACGAATGTCTGCAAAGCGAAGTTCCTGGattatttcaatcttttaaaTCCTCTTACCACGGTTTTAACATTACCGACAAAATAGGtatcaaaatttttatctattgAGAGACAGCTTTGTGGATTTTACAATTGAGATTGCAgcataatttatatacaatagGCGTATAATTCTTCCCATCCATACGGTATACGCACGGAACATTACATACAGACGTAAATTTACCACGTGTCACCATACATCATCATACACGATATCATACATTTCAATCTCCACGTGTATTCTTACAATCACCTTTCAATGATAATCgatattataatgtaaatattttatctgtcTCTATCTCGGTAAACTCTCGATCGCTTGTTATCTACACCGCATAATCTGATAAGCACTTATCACGTGTATGAATTACCATATtaataagattatatttaCCTGAGCATCGTAAGAAAACCATGTCGAGGATGTAAAACCGAACGATATTTTTTCACCACTGTTTCTCTTTCCTGAATGGCATCAGCTCCATCAGCACCGCTAATGGTCTCCACTGCATCCACTTCTGCTTGTATGATATGCAACACTTTTCGAACGGCTGATCCCGATGTCGTAAATTCACAATGCGTACATTTCCATGAACTTTCTGGATCTgtaacataaatttaattggaaattgCGATTACGATTAATCGTATTCTTAATTGTATGTGGATCAGTCTATATCGTTAGCGAGGCAGTCATACGAGATATTTTTACCCAGAGAATCTAAAGATAACACAATTCCGTTATCACACTTGTTGCATTTCAATGAAGACACATGCGTTCCAAGTTCAGTGGGATCTGAACATCTTGGACAGGCACAGgcgaaatattttccttcgAGAAGATGTTCTCTTCTCAATAGCGTAGGAAGTAACGAATGCGTATAACTTCCGTAAAGTTCTCCACCGGCAGGAATTTTGAGGGTCGTACGCAATCGTACTCTGTGAACAGAGTAAAAGTTCTTTAGATACTATTTATCAAGTAACTTGGCGATTTATTACTGAATTTAAGCAATTATCATTTTACCTATAATCAGTTGGTGAAATGCTGTGGCATGTATTAGAGATGCACGAATGATTCATTAGAGCCACTGTTGGATACAGTGCTCTCGCGCTACATCCTTTCGCTGTTCGAATCTCGAAAGTATTGATTTCTAGAATTCCACATGCTGTATGAATTTGTTCTTCCGAGAATCTGCGATGAAACAAAACGAAACATAAGTCGATGATAAAATTACTTATTTCTCTCGCGAGACTGACGAGTAATTACCTGTCTAATTTAAGTTGTTTTCTTATATAGTCCACTATGTTAATCTGATTTGATTGCCAATGTTTCTTTTGACTTCTTATTTTATTGTGAGCCTCCATGTCCTTTATCTCATTGTTCCACCTTTCAGGATTTCTCTCCGATTCTAGAAGCAATCTTAACGGAGTTATACATTCCAATTGCGGCACTCCATTTTCGTTTGCTTCTTCCAGAGCAGCCTGCACGTTAAACTTCTCCTTAGCTTGTACGAATACCTACAAATAAGATACGTGAATATTATAGTTTGTCGTTCGATACGTAGCATAAAAGCGAATCATATTTCCAAATCACACATCTTTTAACATCTTCACACTTTCATTTTCCGCTTTTAAcatcttcttttctctcttataTCCTACAAAGTATGCAAATTGACAATGTATTATTAGCTTCACCTATGATTGCGACAtacgaaaattatttgaagatAAGCGTTAATCGCAGAAAGTGGAAGATAGCTttgctatttttatattcttgtgATTTCTACCTGACATTCATAGTCCTTGTGTTGCGGTTGGTTTTCGCATTCTTCTGAACATACAGGCCAACCGCACTTTGAACAAAGAGGTTTAGCGCTTAACGATGGAGGCCATGTTGCATAACAGGAAAGACACAAAGGGTATGTGAATGCCTTTGGTCCAACTACAAAAGGCATTTCTGTGACAATTTCTTCACCTGCTTCCAACTCTTTGCTAGCGACCATGTACCTgagaaaaaagtatttttgaAGATTTACCAAACAGTGTTCATTTCAATCGTAATATAGTCgattaagaagaagaaaaatactttCTTACCTTCCCACTTTATCATTCTGAAGAATTTTGTATGTCGCCGTACTTTTCCCCGTTGGCGTCGATTCCCCCTAATGAACAACATTATTATCTTTAAAGCTGTAGCTTTGTATTATTGAGAAATTGACTcgtaattgaaaattgtagattgttattttcatttttaacataaatacGCAGCAGAATCATTTTTGTGCAATAAATGTAACGCGGAAAGCAACATCACTGTACATGTTGTATAGAAGCATACATACGCAAACAAATCAATTTGGTACATCGATTTCGTAAGACCAGTACATAGTTTTGTATTATAGActatttccttgttattttttaatagtgTGCAACAAACGACCAGTGAAAACTTCGTCTATTATAGAAGTATGACGCAAAATTTGgatatattaaatgtaaatgcaGTTTAAATATGCTAAACGCAATATGTTTAGCATGAGTTTTCCattaacgataaaattatagtcaaatcgcaatattttataatctataGTATATTGTTAGCGGGTTTATGCGggcaaataaaacaataaaactaaatattttataatctataAGTATGCTGTTAGCGGGTTTATGCaggcaaataaaataataaaattaatttacagcaAGAATATTCAGCATGAACGGAacagattttattaatttatgataCATACCAAGCTTTTTTGTGACATGGTTGATCAACGATCGATCAATATTGAtactgaaataatttcttcaagTTCGTTCGTATTGTACGCTTTCTTCGGGTTCGAACCGAATCGCACGATCTACtaaagaagaaggatacaAACTgactgaaaattaattttgtacagacgtttatatatatatatatattcgtcttaataaaaatatactatcCACGAAGAGACTGCCAAGATATGATCTAGATCGTTCACCATCGTCTTTCGGGAAGAGTCTCAGTTCGCGTAGAAATGGTAGTTACACACTCTGCGTCGAGCAACTATTCTATTTTGGGAACCGAAAATGTGTAGTTTTAATTACTTCGACAGTTTCACGAGATGGTCAAAAAATGAGACTGGTCATTTTTATGACTAATCATCTAATAaccatttaaataattatgtacatttcGCTATTTTCTTCACTGTATCTTCAGTACCTTTTTCATGTGACGGAAGATTACAGATGAGTAACTTTTTGAATGGGATAgacaaaatttttatgaaaatttaggAATAATAGATAGTTTTGACCAATTATTTTAGTAGTAGTTTAAAAGAAGTTTTGTCAACTTCGCGCCCTCGTTCCTTTTTTGTATTCAGGATTTTTTTTCTGTATATTGACAACTagttataatctaattttcttACGAGATtgatgaaaagtttctttacgTGTGCAATTGACGTGATTGAGGTTGCTTCCTACTGAAAATTCAAGACTTTCAGCAAAGAAAAAGTTCATTTAgtaggaagaaaaggaaattataattggaaaaattttaagaatttttctttctttaagtACATTAATccaaactttttaaattttggaaTATAATATCCTACTATAAATAAAGAGTTTGATATATGTCgtttatttacataatatataaataccaTTTATACAGTGCATTTAAGAGTAACATAGTCAATTAGAAAGACGTATATGGCTTTTAGTAATAAGAAGATACTTGATAGTAGTATGAATTAAACATGTGTTTAGTATACTATTCGACAAAACTTTTTcctttatatatctttatctttTACTCAACGCTCAATAAACAGTACCGGGTGATCAGGATGTGTGCAAAATCCACGCCTATGAGGGTGATCTTCAAGGTTACATAATATctagaaaataaatcaatataaagattaaattgctaaatgtattttgtttaataaaagagGAACATTCtcctatttatataaattaattttattccatgtattttattaaaattttcacatAAAAATAGTGTCTAGCTTATTTGGAGGTTATTCTGCGCATGCGCAAGCACAGTTGCGCGAAGGTTCCGTCTTCCTCTCCCGATTCGCATATCGTCTCACGTACGCAATTAAGGGACAACGAGACGAAGTCTTGCAGTTTTCTGCACTTGCGTCTTATAACATAGAACATACGTAAGTACCAACGAATACCATTATTTATACATCCTAGATCTAAATTAGATTTCTTATTCATACACACAGATTGCGTGAGAATTtgcaaaaaaaattaaatatttgtaaagcCGGCATGAGTTGCTAGTCATGTCGCTGGACTGTCGTTTGGCAGTGTTAAAAACCATTTCTATCAATTTTGTAAATCCATATGAATTTAAACGCTTTATCTTTCCTTTGTGATTTAACCAATAACGTTTTTTTTCACTAAACAAGGATATTTCCGGGTGTGATGATgtaaaattcaattcaattttgAGATTTAGAAATCGCTGGTTTATACCTTATGTAATACCAAGACAGGTCAATATCACTCCATTTTTCCTCTGtattattgttaaattaattacatattgttacttagtatattttcctttttcgtttttcttaatATTGGCATTATTAGCCCTGTAAttcattatttacaataaaatttctgtcagaaagtatatacatagttaatttgatattcatttttctcgcatatgtattaaatattacgaaatgcattaaataattttcaaggaAAATTGCAACTCTTACGCTATATGTAGCTagcaatttttcattaactgaatctcattttttatttattttgtaattgaaaaatatacttGTAAGTTAATTTTGACTGACACATCTTTTATTGATTGTGAGATAATAACTTGAACTTTTCGATTACTTATCATTCAGATTAGAGATTATTGTCATTTTAGCGCTTTAATGCTAAGcatatttaa of Bombus fervidus isolate BK054 chromosome 16, iyBomFerv1, whole genome shotgun sequence contains these proteins:
- the LOC139995476 gene encoding SET domain-containing protein SmydA-8 codes for the protein MSQKSLGESTPTGKSTATYKILQNDKVGRYMVASKELEAGEEIVTEMPFVVGPKAFTYPLCLSCYATWPPSLSAKPLCSKCGWPVCSEECENQPQHKDYECQVFVQAKEKFNVQAALEEANENGVPQLECITPLRLLLESERNPERWNNEIKDMEAHNKIRSQKKHWQSNQINIVDYIRKQLKLDRFSEEQIHTACGILEINTFEIRTAKGCSARALYPTVALMNHSCISNTCHSISPTDYRVRLRTTLKIPAGGELYGSYTHSLLPTLLRREHLLEGKYFACACPRCSDPTELGTHVSSLKCNKCDNGIVLSLDSLDPESSWKCTHCEFTTSGSAVRKVLHIIQAEVDAVETISGADGADAIQERETVVKKYRSVLHPRHGFLTMLRHSLTQMYGRVDEYLLDDLPDVVLEHKIDICRLLLQVLDVIEPGYSRIRGMTLYELHAPLLFIAKTQWNAGVIDEAILKSKMIEAANILKEAALILCLEPPDTPEGQIGIVAKESLAQLEESIKSL